In the Oncorhynchus keta strain PuntledgeMale-10-30-2019 chromosome 14, Oket_V2, whole genome shotgun sequence genome, one interval contains:
- the LOC118393235 gene encoding huntingtin-interacting protein 1-related protein-like isoform X2, with the protein MNSIRRVPSRVKTKMTETNLGAERDHFDKKQLSSISKAINSNEAPVKEKHARRIILGTYREKGAFTFWSYALGIPLSSNAIVSWKFCHVLHKVLRDGHHNSLQDCMRHHGNIVEMGQLWGNLHDRHGQLVALYCKLLCTKMEFHMKHSEIRPNLEVTDEVLERVAGTDVNNVFQLTVKVFDYLDAELRLAETVIRQLNTSIAISTTTSGQCRLSPLIQVIQDCSHLYHFTVKLLFKLHACLPADTLQGHRDRFHDQFHSLKTFFNKARDMQYFKRLIQIPKLPESPPNFLHAASLAKHARPVVVIPSEDEPEQQEDDDDDDDDPEPLINVSDVTMPSMMVPQFDKFDQTFGPSNDKDIQIENLQQDLGKLRADLERVKGEAQRYITQLKSQINSLETELEEQRVQKQRALVENEQLRMELEATRRRNAEHEIVQATFGEAETRVQATEQRYTKLKEKHTELVSSHAELLRKSADTVKILSATHQNQEEVERTKQQLAFEVDRIKLDADMKLEEQKFEMKKLKRDFEEKRAEVEHVKGTLQRTEKVGEQLTSSMLALQVEKERLMRSASEKEAELSSLSQAAQLQQSSLQQERDRSTRELGELQGKLQEKSRREVQLQQKLLEEQFSLLQGTVSEAEYIIQDAVAKLDDPLHIRCTSSPDYLVSRAEATLGSIDKVKKGHSDYLTNMGDAGGLLRALTNFSHLAADTIINGSATAHLAPTDHADRLTENCRGCATQSLQFLKDLKSKASLQRADPASIRIVVEKIMKLGEELRPKGMDVRQDELGDLVDKEMAATSAAIEKAVSRIDEMMNQARMDTSGVKLEVNERILYSCTDLMKAIHLLVLTSTDLQKEIVEGGRGAATIKEFYARNSRWTEGLISASKAVGWGATQMVESADKVVLHTGKYEELIVCSHEIAASTAQLVASSKVKADRNSTKLTALQQASRHVNEMAANVVASTKTGQEHLEDKDTMDFSGMSLIKLKMEEMESQVKVLELENQLGNERLRLGELRKKHYNIAGVPAADLPEGNGLDPLLAPVAPSSPKSSKPSVMRKPDLAQKPNLTPKNMFR; encoded by the exons ctCAGCAGCATCAGCAAAGCCATCAACTCCAACGAGGCGCCTGTGAAAGAGAAACATGCACGCC GGATAATTCTGgggacctacagggagaagggGGCCTTTACCTTCTGGTCCTATGCCTTGGGCATCCCCTTGTCCAGCAACGCCATCGTCAGCTGGAAGTTCTGCCACGTGCTTCACAAAGTGCTGCGGGATGGCCACCATAAT AGCCTTCAGGACTGCATGAGACATCACGGTAACATAGTTGAGATGGGGCAACTATGG GGCAACCTTCATGACAGACATGGACAGCTGGTGGCTCTGTACTGTAAGCTCCTTTGCACAAAGATGGAGTTTCACATGAAG CATTCTGAAATCCGACCCAACCTAGAGGTGACAGATGAGGTTCTAGAGCGTGTTGCAGGAACAGACGTCAATAATGT GTTCCAGCTCACTGTGAAAGTGTTTGATTACCTGGATGCAGAGTTGAGGCTAGCCGAGACAG TGATCCGGCAGCTCAACACGTCCATTGCCATCTCTACGACGACGTCAGGCCAGTGTCGCCTGTCCCCCCTCATCCAAGTCATCCAGGACTGCAGTCACCTCTACCACTTCACCGTCAAGCTGCTTTTCAAACTGCATGCCT GTCTCCCAGCAGACACCTTGCAAGGACACCGTGATCGTTTTCATGACCAGTTCCACAG CCTCAAGACCTTCTTCAACAAAGCCAGAGACATGCAGTACTTCAAGAGACTCATCCAGATCCCCAAGCTGCCAGAG TCTCCTCCTAACTTCCTGCACGCGGCTTCCCTGGCCAAGCATGCAAGGCCAGTGGTGGTCATCCCAAGTGAGGATGAGCCCGAGCagcaggaggatgatgatgatgacgatgatgacccTGAACCGCTTATCAACGTCAGCGACGTCACCATGCCCAGCATGATGGTGCCACAG TTCGACAAATTTGATCAGACTTTCGGACCTTCCAATGACAA GGATATCCAGATTGAGAACCTCCAGCAGGACTTGGGGAAGTTGAGGGCAGATCTGGAAAGGGTCAAAGGAGAG GCCCAGCGCTACATCACACAGCTCAAGTCCCAGATTAACAGCCTTGAGACAGAGCTGGAAGAGCAGCGGGTGCAGAAACAGCGTGCCCTGGTGGAGAATGAACAGCTGCGCATGGAGCTGGAGGCCACTCGGCGCCGCAACGCTGAACACGAGATCGTGCAGGCCACCTTCGGAGAGGCCGAGA CGAGAGTCCAGGCCACAGAGCAGCGCTACACCAAGCTAAAGGAGAAGCACACGGAGCTGGTGTCCAGCCATGCTGAACTGCTCAGGAAG AGTGCAGACACCGTGAAGATTCTGTCGGCAACACATCAGAaccaggaggaggtggagaggaccAAGCAGCAGCTGGCTTTCGAGGTGGATCGCATCAAACTGGACGCTGACATGAAG CTTGAGGAGCAGAAGTTTGAGATGAAGAAGCTTAAAAGGGATTTTGAGGAAAAGCGGGCTGAGGTGGAACATGTCAAAGGCACTCTGCAGCGCACTGAGAAG gtggGGGAACAGCTGACCAGCTCTATGTTGGCGCTGCAGGTGGAGAAAGAGCGCCTGATGCGTTCTGCAAGTGAAAAAGAGGCCGAGCTATCGTCCCTGAGCCAGGCTGCACAGCTGCAGCAGTCTTCTCTGCAGCAGGAGAGAGATCGGAGCACCAGGGAGCTGGGAGAGCTGCAGGGCAAGCTGCAGGAGAAG TCCAGACGTGAGGTGCAGTTGCAGCAGAAGCTGCTGGAGGAGCAGTTCTCCCTGCTGCAGGGAACGGTCTCTGAGGCTGAGTACATCATTCAGGACGCTGTGGCCAAGCTGGACGACCCCTTGCATATCCGCTGCACCAGCTCCCCAG ATTACCTGGTCAGTCGGGCAGAGGCCACTTTGGGCTccattgacaaagtgaaaaaaggtCACTCCGACTACCTGACGAACATGGGAG ATGCTGGTGGGCTACTGAGGGCCCTGACCAACTTCTCCCACCTGGCTGCTGACACCATCATCAACGGCAGTGCCACAGCACACTTGGCTCCCACTGACCACGCCGACC GTCTGACAGAGAATTGCAGGGGCTGTGCCACTCAGAGTCTGCAGTTCCTGAAGGATCTCAAGTCCAAGGCCTCCCTTCAGAGGGCAGACCCGGCCTCCATTCGCATAGTGGTTGAAAAGATCATGAAGCTGGGGGAG GAGCTGCGACCTAAAGGCATGGATGTGCGACAGGATGAGCTGGGAGATCTGGTGGACAAGGAGATGGCAGCCACATCAGCAGCCATTGAGAAGGCAGTGAGCAGAATCGAT GAAATGATGAACCAGGCCCGAATGGACACCTCAGGGGTCAAACTTGAGGTCAATGAGAG AATCCTCTACAGCTGCACAGACCTGATGAAG GCCATCCACCTGTTGGTCCTGACATCCACCGACCTACAGAAGGAGATTGTTGAGGGCGGAAGG GGTGCAGCCACTATTAAGGAATTCTACGCCAGGAACTCCCGTTGGACTGAGGGTCTCATCTCTGCCTCCAAAGCTGTGGGATGGGGAGCCACGCAGATGGT TGAGTCTGCTGATAAGGTGGTGCTGCACACTGGCAAATATGAGGAGCTCATTGTCTGCTCCCACGAGATCGCTGCCAGCACGGCACAGTTGGTCGCATCCTCCAAG GTAAAAGCAGACCGCAACAGTACAAAACTGACAGCTCTCCAGCAGGCTTCTCGCCATGTGAACGAGATGGCAGCCAACGTGGTGGCCTCCACCAAGACAGGCCAGGAGCACCTTGAGGAcaagg ATACCATGGACTTCTCTGGAATGTCTCTCATCAAGCTAAAAATGGAGGAAATGGAGTCACAG GTGAAGGTGTTGGAGCTGGAGAATCAGCTGGGTAATGAGCGTCTGCGCCTGGGAGAGCTCAGGAAGAAGCACTATAATATTGCAGGTGTTCCAGCAGCAGACCTCCCGGAGGGCAACGGATTGGACCCCTTGCTTGCCCCTGTTGCACCCTCCTCACCCAAATCCTCCAAGCCTAGTGTCATGAGGAAACCTGACTTGGCTCAGAAACCCAACTTAACGCCTAAAAATATG TTTAGGTAG
- the LOC118393235 gene encoding huntingtin-interacting protein 1-related protein-like isoform X3 has protein sequence MSKHIDTLLLKGKKGEDEKLSSISKAINSNEAPVKEKHARRIILGTYREKGAFTFWSYALGIPLSSNAIVSWKFCHVLHKVLRDGHHNSLQDCMRHHGNIVEMGQLWGNLHDRHGQLVALYCKLLCTKMEFHMKHSEIRPNLEVTDEVLERVAGTDVNNVFQLTVKVFDYLDAELRLAETVIRQLNTSIAISTTTSGQCRLSPLIQVIQDCSHLYHFTVKLLFKLHACLPADTLQGHRDRFHDQFHSLKTFFNKARDMQYFKRLIQIPKLPESPPNFLHAASLAKHARPVVVIPSEDEPEQQEDDDDDDDDPEPLINVSDVTMPSMMVPQQFDKFDQTFGPSNDKDIQIENLQQDLGKLRADLERVKGEAQRYITQLKSQINSLETELEEQRVQKQRALVENEQLRMELEATRRRNAEHEIVQATFGEAETRVQATEQRYTKLKEKHTELVSSHAELLRKSADTVKILSATHQNQEEVERTKQQLAFEVDRIKLDADMKLEEQKFEMKKLKRDFEEKRAEVEHVKGTLQRTEKVGEQLTSSMLALQVEKERLMRSASEKEAELSSLSQAAQLQQSSLQQERDRSTRELGELQGKLQEKSRREVQLQQKLLEEQFSLLQGTVSEAEYIIQDAVAKLDDPLHIRCTSSPDYLVSRAEATLGSIDKVKKGHSDYLTNMGDAGGLLRALTNFSHLAADTIINGSATAHLAPTDHADRLTENCRGCATQSLQFLKDLKSKASLQRADPASIRIVVEKIMKLGEELRPKGMDVRQDELGDLVDKEMAATSAAIEKAVSRIDEMMNQARMDTSGVKLEVNERILYSCTDLMKAIHLLVLTSTDLQKEIVEGGRGAATIKEFYARNSRWTEGLISASKAVGWGATQMVESADKVVLHTGKYEELIVCSHEIAASTAQLVASSKVKADRNSTKLTALQQASRHVNEMAANVVASTKTGQEHLEDKDTMDFSGMSLIKLKMEEMESQVKVLELENQLGNERLRLGELRKKHYNIAGVPAADLPEGNGLDPLLAPVAPSSPKSSKPSVMRKPDLAQKPNLTPKNMFR, from the exons ctCAGCAGCATCAGCAAAGCCATCAACTCCAACGAGGCGCCTGTGAAAGAGAAACATGCACGCC GGATAATTCTGgggacctacagggagaagggGGCCTTTACCTTCTGGTCCTATGCCTTGGGCATCCCCTTGTCCAGCAACGCCATCGTCAGCTGGAAGTTCTGCCACGTGCTTCACAAAGTGCTGCGGGATGGCCACCATAAT AGCCTTCAGGACTGCATGAGACATCACGGTAACATAGTTGAGATGGGGCAACTATGG GGCAACCTTCATGACAGACATGGACAGCTGGTGGCTCTGTACTGTAAGCTCCTTTGCACAAAGATGGAGTTTCACATGAAG CATTCTGAAATCCGACCCAACCTAGAGGTGACAGATGAGGTTCTAGAGCGTGTTGCAGGAACAGACGTCAATAATGT GTTCCAGCTCACTGTGAAAGTGTTTGATTACCTGGATGCAGAGTTGAGGCTAGCCGAGACAG TGATCCGGCAGCTCAACACGTCCATTGCCATCTCTACGACGACGTCAGGCCAGTGTCGCCTGTCCCCCCTCATCCAAGTCATCCAGGACTGCAGTCACCTCTACCACTTCACCGTCAAGCTGCTTTTCAAACTGCATGCCT GTCTCCCAGCAGACACCTTGCAAGGACACCGTGATCGTTTTCATGACCAGTTCCACAG CCTCAAGACCTTCTTCAACAAAGCCAGAGACATGCAGTACTTCAAGAGACTCATCCAGATCCCCAAGCTGCCAGAG TCTCCTCCTAACTTCCTGCACGCGGCTTCCCTGGCCAAGCATGCAAGGCCAGTGGTGGTCATCCCAAGTGAGGATGAGCCCGAGCagcaggaggatgatgatgatgacgatgatgacccTGAACCGCTTATCAACGTCAGCGACGTCACCATGCCCAGCATGATGGTGCCACAG CAGTTCGACAAATTTGATCAGACTTTCGGACCTTCCAATGACAA GGATATCCAGATTGAGAACCTCCAGCAGGACTTGGGGAAGTTGAGGGCAGATCTGGAAAGGGTCAAAGGAGAG GCCCAGCGCTACATCACACAGCTCAAGTCCCAGATTAACAGCCTTGAGACAGAGCTGGAAGAGCAGCGGGTGCAGAAACAGCGTGCCCTGGTGGAGAATGAACAGCTGCGCATGGAGCTGGAGGCCACTCGGCGCCGCAACGCTGAACACGAGATCGTGCAGGCCACCTTCGGAGAGGCCGAGA CGAGAGTCCAGGCCACAGAGCAGCGCTACACCAAGCTAAAGGAGAAGCACACGGAGCTGGTGTCCAGCCATGCTGAACTGCTCAGGAAG AGTGCAGACACCGTGAAGATTCTGTCGGCAACACATCAGAaccaggaggaggtggagaggaccAAGCAGCAGCTGGCTTTCGAGGTGGATCGCATCAAACTGGACGCTGACATGAAG CTTGAGGAGCAGAAGTTTGAGATGAAGAAGCTTAAAAGGGATTTTGAGGAAAAGCGGGCTGAGGTGGAACATGTCAAAGGCACTCTGCAGCGCACTGAGAAG gtggGGGAACAGCTGACCAGCTCTATGTTGGCGCTGCAGGTGGAGAAAGAGCGCCTGATGCGTTCTGCAAGTGAAAAAGAGGCCGAGCTATCGTCCCTGAGCCAGGCTGCACAGCTGCAGCAGTCTTCTCTGCAGCAGGAGAGAGATCGGAGCACCAGGGAGCTGGGAGAGCTGCAGGGCAAGCTGCAGGAGAAG TCCAGACGTGAGGTGCAGTTGCAGCAGAAGCTGCTGGAGGAGCAGTTCTCCCTGCTGCAGGGAACGGTCTCTGAGGCTGAGTACATCATTCAGGACGCTGTGGCCAAGCTGGACGACCCCTTGCATATCCGCTGCACCAGCTCCCCAG ATTACCTGGTCAGTCGGGCAGAGGCCACTTTGGGCTccattgacaaagtgaaaaaaggtCACTCCGACTACCTGACGAACATGGGAG ATGCTGGTGGGCTACTGAGGGCCCTGACCAACTTCTCCCACCTGGCTGCTGACACCATCATCAACGGCAGTGCCACAGCACACTTGGCTCCCACTGACCACGCCGACC GTCTGACAGAGAATTGCAGGGGCTGTGCCACTCAGAGTCTGCAGTTCCTGAAGGATCTCAAGTCCAAGGCCTCCCTTCAGAGGGCAGACCCGGCCTCCATTCGCATAGTGGTTGAAAAGATCATGAAGCTGGGGGAG GAGCTGCGACCTAAAGGCATGGATGTGCGACAGGATGAGCTGGGAGATCTGGTGGACAAGGAGATGGCAGCCACATCAGCAGCCATTGAGAAGGCAGTGAGCAGAATCGAT GAAATGATGAACCAGGCCCGAATGGACACCTCAGGGGTCAAACTTGAGGTCAATGAGAG AATCCTCTACAGCTGCACAGACCTGATGAAG GCCATCCACCTGTTGGTCCTGACATCCACCGACCTACAGAAGGAGATTGTTGAGGGCGGAAGG GGTGCAGCCACTATTAAGGAATTCTACGCCAGGAACTCCCGTTGGACTGAGGGTCTCATCTCTGCCTCCAAAGCTGTGGGATGGGGAGCCACGCAGATGGT TGAGTCTGCTGATAAGGTGGTGCTGCACACTGGCAAATATGAGGAGCTCATTGTCTGCTCCCACGAGATCGCTGCCAGCACGGCACAGTTGGTCGCATCCTCCAAG GTAAAAGCAGACCGCAACAGTACAAAACTGACAGCTCTCCAGCAGGCTTCTCGCCATGTGAACGAGATGGCAGCCAACGTGGTGGCCTCCACCAAGACAGGCCAGGAGCACCTTGAGGAcaagg ATACCATGGACTTCTCTGGAATGTCTCTCATCAAGCTAAAAATGGAGGAAATGGAGTCACAG GTGAAGGTGTTGGAGCTGGAGAATCAGCTGGGTAATGAGCGTCTGCGCCTGGGAGAGCTCAGGAAGAAGCACTATAATATTGCAGGTGTTCCAGCAGCAGACCTCCCGGAGGGCAACGGATTGGACCCCTTGCTTGCCCCTGTTGCACCCTCCTCACCCAAATCCTCCAAGCCTAGTGTCATGAGGAAACCTGACTTGGCTCAGAAACCCAACTTAACGCCTAAAAATATG TTTAGGTAG
- the LOC118393235 gene encoding huntingtin-interacting protein 1-related protein-like isoform X1 — protein sequence MNSIRRVPSRVKTKMTETNLGAERDHFDKKQLSSISKAINSNEAPVKEKHARRIILGTYREKGAFTFWSYALGIPLSSNAIVSWKFCHVLHKVLRDGHHNSLQDCMRHHGNIVEMGQLWGNLHDRHGQLVALYCKLLCTKMEFHMKHSEIRPNLEVTDEVLERVAGTDVNNVFQLTVKVFDYLDAELRLAETVIRQLNTSIAISTTTSGQCRLSPLIQVIQDCSHLYHFTVKLLFKLHACLPADTLQGHRDRFHDQFHSLKTFFNKARDMQYFKRLIQIPKLPESPPNFLHAASLAKHARPVVVIPSEDEPEQQEDDDDDDDDPEPLINVSDVTMPSMMVPQQFDKFDQTFGPSNDKDIQIENLQQDLGKLRADLERVKGEAQRYITQLKSQINSLETELEEQRVQKQRALVENEQLRMELEATRRRNAEHEIVQATFGEAETRVQATEQRYTKLKEKHTELVSSHAELLRKSADTVKILSATHQNQEEVERTKQQLAFEVDRIKLDADMKLEEQKFEMKKLKRDFEEKRAEVEHVKGTLQRTEKVGEQLTSSMLALQVEKERLMRSASEKEAELSSLSQAAQLQQSSLQQERDRSTRELGELQGKLQEKSRREVQLQQKLLEEQFSLLQGTVSEAEYIIQDAVAKLDDPLHIRCTSSPDYLVSRAEATLGSIDKVKKGHSDYLTNMGDAGGLLRALTNFSHLAADTIINGSATAHLAPTDHADRLTENCRGCATQSLQFLKDLKSKASLQRADPASIRIVVEKIMKLGEELRPKGMDVRQDELGDLVDKEMAATSAAIEKAVSRIDEMMNQARMDTSGVKLEVNERILYSCTDLMKAIHLLVLTSTDLQKEIVEGGRGAATIKEFYARNSRWTEGLISASKAVGWGATQMVESADKVVLHTGKYEELIVCSHEIAASTAQLVASSKVKADRNSTKLTALQQASRHVNEMAANVVASTKTGQEHLEDKDTMDFSGMSLIKLKMEEMESQVKVLELENQLGNERLRLGELRKKHYNIAGVPAADLPEGNGLDPLLAPVAPSSPKSSKPSVMRKPDLAQKPNLTPKNMFR from the exons ctCAGCAGCATCAGCAAAGCCATCAACTCCAACGAGGCGCCTGTGAAAGAGAAACATGCACGCC GGATAATTCTGgggacctacagggagaagggGGCCTTTACCTTCTGGTCCTATGCCTTGGGCATCCCCTTGTCCAGCAACGCCATCGTCAGCTGGAAGTTCTGCCACGTGCTTCACAAAGTGCTGCGGGATGGCCACCATAAT AGCCTTCAGGACTGCATGAGACATCACGGTAACATAGTTGAGATGGGGCAACTATGG GGCAACCTTCATGACAGACATGGACAGCTGGTGGCTCTGTACTGTAAGCTCCTTTGCACAAAGATGGAGTTTCACATGAAG CATTCTGAAATCCGACCCAACCTAGAGGTGACAGATGAGGTTCTAGAGCGTGTTGCAGGAACAGACGTCAATAATGT GTTCCAGCTCACTGTGAAAGTGTTTGATTACCTGGATGCAGAGTTGAGGCTAGCCGAGACAG TGATCCGGCAGCTCAACACGTCCATTGCCATCTCTACGACGACGTCAGGCCAGTGTCGCCTGTCCCCCCTCATCCAAGTCATCCAGGACTGCAGTCACCTCTACCACTTCACCGTCAAGCTGCTTTTCAAACTGCATGCCT GTCTCCCAGCAGACACCTTGCAAGGACACCGTGATCGTTTTCATGACCAGTTCCACAG CCTCAAGACCTTCTTCAACAAAGCCAGAGACATGCAGTACTTCAAGAGACTCATCCAGATCCCCAAGCTGCCAGAG TCTCCTCCTAACTTCCTGCACGCGGCTTCCCTGGCCAAGCATGCAAGGCCAGTGGTGGTCATCCCAAGTGAGGATGAGCCCGAGCagcaggaggatgatgatgatgacgatgatgacccTGAACCGCTTATCAACGTCAGCGACGTCACCATGCCCAGCATGATGGTGCCACAG CAGTTCGACAAATTTGATCAGACTTTCGGACCTTCCAATGACAA GGATATCCAGATTGAGAACCTCCAGCAGGACTTGGGGAAGTTGAGGGCAGATCTGGAAAGGGTCAAAGGAGAG GCCCAGCGCTACATCACACAGCTCAAGTCCCAGATTAACAGCCTTGAGACAGAGCTGGAAGAGCAGCGGGTGCAGAAACAGCGTGCCCTGGTGGAGAATGAACAGCTGCGCATGGAGCTGGAGGCCACTCGGCGCCGCAACGCTGAACACGAGATCGTGCAGGCCACCTTCGGAGAGGCCGAGA CGAGAGTCCAGGCCACAGAGCAGCGCTACACCAAGCTAAAGGAGAAGCACACGGAGCTGGTGTCCAGCCATGCTGAACTGCTCAGGAAG AGTGCAGACACCGTGAAGATTCTGTCGGCAACACATCAGAaccaggaggaggtggagaggaccAAGCAGCAGCTGGCTTTCGAGGTGGATCGCATCAAACTGGACGCTGACATGAAG CTTGAGGAGCAGAAGTTTGAGATGAAGAAGCTTAAAAGGGATTTTGAGGAAAAGCGGGCTGAGGTGGAACATGTCAAAGGCACTCTGCAGCGCACTGAGAAG gtggGGGAACAGCTGACCAGCTCTATGTTGGCGCTGCAGGTGGAGAAAGAGCGCCTGATGCGTTCTGCAAGTGAAAAAGAGGCCGAGCTATCGTCCCTGAGCCAGGCTGCACAGCTGCAGCAGTCTTCTCTGCAGCAGGAGAGAGATCGGAGCACCAGGGAGCTGGGAGAGCTGCAGGGCAAGCTGCAGGAGAAG TCCAGACGTGAGGTGCAGTTGCAGCAGAAGCTGCTGGAGGAGCAGTTCTCCCTGCTGCAGGGAACGGTCTCTGAGGCTGAGTACATCATTCAGGACGCTGTGGCCAAGCTGGACGACCCCTTGCATATCCGCTGCACCAGCTCCCCAG ATTACCTGGTCAGTCGGGCAGAGGCCACTTTGGGCTccattgacaaagtgaaaaaaggtCACTCCGACTACCTGACGAACATGGGAG ATGCTGGTGGGCTACTGAGGGCCCTGACCAACTTCTCCCACCTGGCTGCTGACACCATCATCAACGGCAGTGCCACAGCACACTTGGCTCCCACTGACCACGCCGACC GTCTGACAGAGAATTGCAGGGGCTGTGCCACTCAGAGTCTGCAGTTCCTGAAGGATCTCAAGTCCAAGGCCTCCCTTCAGAGGGCAGACCCGGCCTCCATTCGCATAGTGGTTGAAAAGATCATGAAGCTGGGGGAG GAGCTGCGACCTAAAGGCATGGATGTGCGACAGGATGAGCTGGGAGATCTGGTGGACAAGGAGATGGCAGCCACATCAGCAGCCATTGAGAAGGCAGTGAGCAGAATCGAT GAAATGATGAACCAGGCCCGAATGGACACCTCAGGGGTCAAACTTGAGGTCAATGAGAG AATCCTCTACAGCTGCACAGACCTGATGAAG GCCATCCACCTGTTGGTCCTGACATCCACCGACCTACAGAAGGAGATTGTTGAGGGCGGAAGG GGTGCAGCCACTATTAAGGAATTCTACGCCAGGAACTCCCGTTGGACTGAGGGTCTCATCTCTGCCTCCAAAGCTGTGGGATGGGGAGCCACGCAGATGGT TGAGTCTGCTGATAAGGTGGTGCTGCACACTGGCAAATATGAGGAGCTCATTGTCTGCTCCCACGAGATCGCTGCCAGCACGGCACAGTTGGTCGCATCCTCCAAG GTAAAAGCAGACCGCAACAGTACAAAACTGACAGCTCTCCAGCAGGCTTCTCGCCATGTGAACGAGATGGCAGCCAACGTGGTGGCCTCCACCAAGACAGGCCAGGAGCACCTTGAGGAcaagg ATACCATGGACTTCTCTGGAATGTCTCTCATCAAGCTAAAAATGGAGGAAATGGAGTCACAG GTGAAGGTGTTGGAGCTGGAGAATCAGCTGGGTAATGAGCGTCTGCGCCTGGGAGAGCTCAGGAAGAAGCACTATAATATTGCAGGTGTTCCAGCAGCAGACCTCCCGGAGGGCAACGGATTGGACCCCTTGCTTGCCCCTGTTGCACCCTCCTCACCCAAATCCTCCAAGCCTAGTGTCATGAGGAAACCTGACTTGGCTCAGAAACCCAACTTAACGCCTAAAAATATG TTTAGGTAG